Genomic DNA from Marinobacter sp. MDS2:
CTCGGCTTCCTCAATGGCGCGCTCGTGATTACCCACGTATTTCTTGCTGCCGTAATAGCTGGTGATCCAGGCGAAGCCGGCGTCACTGTGAATCGGCAAGGCCCGGGTGGTGGCCTCCATCCAACGTTTCAGCACCGTATCAAAGTGCTGTTTGGCCGTGGCGATGGCCATCGGGGCGAAGGTGAACTTGCGGTCTTCCTCCTTGCCCAGGATCAGGGTGGTAAACGGTTGGCCACCGAGCTGCCCGGCCAGATGAATCAGCCAGTCTCGCATCAGGTTGGCGTAGCGCACTTTTTTGCTGTAGCCGGAGCCGGTCAGCAAACCGGAGCTGGCCACCACCAGTCGGCACAGGTCGCCGTTCGCATTTCGGCGCAAGCCGTCAATCAGGTCGGCTACTTCCACTGCTCCGGTGGTGTTGTTAAACGCGTAGTTGAAGGCCAAGGGCTCCGCTACGGCTTCGGGCCATTCTGCCAATGCGCTTTGGTAGCGTCCGAACAGGTTGGGCAAACGCCCGGACAACTCGCTGCGCAGACGATGTTCGGTGACACCCATACCCAGATCGCCGCGCCGAGCCATGCGGTCCAACGTGGTTTCCAGCCGCTCGTGCAGTTCCTCTTCGGTGCCGGCTTTGAGCAGGCCTTGCTGAATCAGTTCGTTATCGAGGCGCCAGCGGTCCAGCCCGTTCAGGTCGAAGTTTTCGTTGTCGGTGTCTTCTTCTTCCACCTCTTCGAAGCGCACTTGCAGGCGGCGCTGGTAGAAGGTTTCGATGGGCTTTTTCAGAAAACCGGCCAGATCGTTCAGGCTGATGGGCTCTTCCGGGGCCTGGTACGGCAACGGGGTATACGCCTGTTCGCCGGTTGCCGCGCCATGGGCACTGCGCCATTCCCGTTCATAAGTGAACAGGTTGCGGCTTTCCAGAACCTCAGCCAATGGCTTGGCGGCCTCTTCCGGAGTGTTCTCTACCCCATTGGATTTGGGGAAATAATCGCGGCTGAATGGCTGTAACGGATGTTGGGTGGTCAGCGCGGTCGTCACCTTTTTATCCGGCTGGCCAGCTACGCTCCACAGACTGTCGAGATGGTCCTGAAGTTGGGCCACCAATACCGAGGGCGGCCGCTCTGAGTCGTCCTTGATGCTGCGCCCTACCCAGCTGATGTACAGCTGCTCACGAGCCGACAGTAAGGCTTCGAGAAACAGGTAGCGATCGTCCTCACGGCGGGAGCGGTCACCGGGGCGGTAATCCTGCGCCATCAGATCGAAATCCACCGGCGGTCGGGAGCGGGGGTAATCGCCGTCGTTCATACCCAGTAGGCACACCTTGCGGAAGGGTATCGCCCGCATCGGCATCAGCGTGGCAAAGTTGACCTTGCCGGCCAGGAAGCGCTGGTTCAGACCGCCTTCGTCCAAACCGGACAGTAGCACGTCTTTGACGATGTTGAGCGGCAGTGGTTGCTCGTTCAACCCGGCCGCCAGCGTATTTTCCAGCCATTGCTCAAGATGTCTTCGGAAGCGGTTAAGCAGCAACAGGTCACTGCCTTCGACCTTGTGGAAAAACTGCTCCAGCATGCCCGAGAACAGGGTTTCCCATTGCTCAGGGGTACGCTGGGTTTGCAGCGCCTGCCACAAGGTTTCCAGTTGATGCACAAAGTCGCTCAGCCGGCCCGCCAGATCCGCTTGCAAGCCGCCGATTTCGCCATAGGGCTCTACGCCCGCCCAAGGGTCGTCATCGCCCATGCCGTAGCCCAGCAGCATCGACCTTAAGCCGGATTGCCAGGTGTTGCGGTCCAGTTCTGCCGGTAAGTCCAGACTTTCCCGGTGCTGGCCGTGCAGGCCCCAGCGGATGTTGGCGCCTTCCACCCAGCGCCGGGCCAGTGGGATGTCGTCTTCGGTGATGCCAAAGCGATCACGGATGCCGGGGACTTCCAGCAGGCTGATGATCTCGCTCACGCCGAACCGGCTGCGGGGCAACGACATCAGGGTTTCCAGGGCAATCAGCACCGGTTCGTGGTGGCGCTGACCCTGGTCGGAAATGGTGAACGGGATGTGGCGTTTGCGACCGGGCTGATAACGGCCGAACACCGCCTGAATATGCGGTGCGTACACGTTGATGTCGGGCACCATCACGATGACGTCGCGGGGCCGGAGGTTCGGGTCGGCATTGAACGCGGCCAGCAATTGGTCGTGCAGTATTTCCACCTCGCGCTGGGGACTGTGCGCTTCGTGGAAGGCGATGGAATAATCCCGGGCCAGGTCCAGCTCCCGCGCCTGCTCACGGATTTCCTGCAGCGGTGTCAGGTTGTAGATGTCATTCTGCAGCTGGTTCAACAGGCTGGGTGTTTCGCCGTTGCCGTGCTCGGAAAAGATGTCGATCTTCTGGTCCGGCGTCTGGAAACTGCTGCGGTACTCGTCCGGGTTGTCGAATTCGTCCAGCAAGCGGATGTAGTCTCGGCCTTGTTTACCCCAAGCGGCCAGTAGCGGGTTGGCGTGCTGGTGTAGCTGATCTTTATCATCAATCTGCGACAGCATCGGGTGCGCCAGACCGCGCTTGCGTTTGGCGCGGAGCAATTCCCGATCGCTGATAATGTCCGCCCAATAGAACTGACTGGGGTTATGCACACACAGCACCACCTGGCTGAAACGGCTGAGCACGTACAAGGCTTCCAAAGCTTGCCGAGGTAATGAAGACACGCCAAACACCACAATGCGTTTGGGTAACCGGCTGGGGTCGGCCGGCGTGGTGATGCGCTGGCCCTGTTCCATAAAACGGGTGTGGATATGTGATCGGCTGGTGCCGGCGGCTTCGCCCACATCGTCAACCAGCTTGCGCCACAGCAACGGTTGCCAGAGGGTTTCCGGAGTCAGCGGCTTTTCTTCGCCTCTGGGCGTGATGAGAACATCCCTGCCCTGCTCCCAGGCGGCCAGCCAATCGGCGCGGAAGACCTGATACTGGTCGAACAAGTCCGCGACTTTTTCCGCCAGTTGGAAATTGCGCAGGTCGGTATCGCTGCCATCCAGAAATCGAGCCAGCGGCGTGAATGCGTCGTCCTGCCCTACCAGCTCGGGCAGCAGCCGGTACAACCGCCAGACCAACCGGCTTTTATCAAAGGGCGATTGCTCCGGCACTTCGCCTGCCGGTAACACCGCCCGGTAGGCTTGCCAGATAAACCGGGCCGGGAACAGAAAATCCATGCCGGCAGCGATGCCCAGCCCGCCTTCTATGCCATCAACGGTGCGTTTTTCTGACAGTGCCAGCTTCAGCCACTGGGCAATACCGTTACTCTGGACCAGAAAGGTTTCGCTCTCCAGAGGCTGGAGCGGGTTTTGCCGGCAGATGTACACGACCGCCCGGCGAAGATCTTCCAGATGGTTGGCGTGAATGGCGTGAAAGCCGGGTTCAATACTGTTGGTGTCAGGCATACCAGTGTTATCTTGATTCCGGAAAATGGGTCAGGGTGACAGGTTACCCCAAACCCGAGTTGGTTTCGTCAGGCAGGATATCCCTTTAATGCGACAAGTGCGGTCGTATCCAAAAACAGCGGATCTCGAGAACCCGCTGTACTACCTGGAAAACATGAACACCTTGGTTGATTGGGTGGCCGAACACCACGGCGACCTGCTGACCGAAGGCGAGCGCGCCCGGCTGGAAAGTTTTCGCCAGCTGCCGTTAGCGGCGCGAGCTTTATTAACCCGAATGGTTATGCGCAGCGGTGAATTGTTTCGTGTGGATAAGTTGAATTACCCGGAACTGCCGCAGCCGGAAACCGAAGCCGTGGCCGAGCTGCTCGATCAGCAATGGCTGGACCCTGCCCCGTTGCTCGGCCTAGACGAAGTGTTCCGGTTGTTTACGCTGGCGGAATTGCGGCTGTTGTACGGGGATTGGCTGGCGCACAACGGTTTGCCCAAAAACCTGCCCAAAGCCCGGTTACGAGAGGCGCTTGCTGACGCGGAGTCTGAACCGAAACCGGTTGATCGATGGTTCGATCAATCTGTGCCGCAGGTGGTGCAAGTACAGGGCATGGCTTTGTTCGATCGTATTCGGCTGATGTTCTTCGGCAACCTGCGCCAAAGCTGGACCGACTTCGTGCTGGTAGAGCTGGGCGTGCAGCAATTTGAAACTGTGCCTTTTACCCCCGAATCCCGGGCCTTTCAGCATCGGGCCGAAGTAGACAGTTACCTGCAAATGCATCAGTGCCGGGAGCGCTTGGATGCCGGCGAGGCGGCTGACGAGGTTTGGGCGGCTATTCCCGACCCTGTGGATAACTCGTGGCTGACCAGCCGCCGGAACCGGCTGTTGTTGGAACTGGGCCGACAGGCCGAGCGGCAGGATAATTCGGAATTAGCCTTGCAGGCTTGGGCCGCCAGTGGGCACCGGGAAGCCAGGCTTAAGCAGTTACGATTGCTGGAGCGTTTGAAGCGGTTTGAGGAGGCGTGGGACATTGCCAGTCAGTGGCAGAACGGTGAACTGAGCGATGCCGAGGCCCAGGGGCTGGAGCGCATTCTGAAACGGCTGGCACCGAAAGTGGGCGAGCCGAAACCTCAGCCGCCGCCTAAACGGTTGATTCGGGAGTTCACGGTTACTCTACCGAAACCTGATACCGGCTCGGTCGAACACGCGGCTGTGGCGTATCTCAGTACCGAAAGTGCTCCGGTGTTCTATGTGGAAAACACCCTGATCAACGCCCTGTTCGGCTTACTGTGTTGGCCGGTGATCTTCAAACCCATCGCCGGCGCCTTCTTCCACCCGTTCCACATCGGCCCGGCGGATCTGACCCGGGACGATTTTGTTGCCCGCCGACAAGCGGATTTCGACCAGTGCTTTGCCTGGCTGGAAACCGGAGCCTATCGACAGCGAATCTTTGAAACCTACAAAGCAAAACAGGGCATTGCGAACCCGTTTGTCGCCTGGCCGGTGATCACCGAAGAGTTGTTGGCCTTGGCGATGGATTGTATACCCGCGCAGCATCTCAGGGTGTTGTTTGATCGATTGCTGACCAACGTAAAAGAACATCGCAGCGGTTTCCCCGATTTGATTCGTTTTATCCCCAACGCGGAAGCGCCCGAGCACCGGTATGAAATGATCGAAGTGAAAGGCCCTGGCGACCGGTTGCAGGATCACCAGCGCCGCTGGCTCGCCTTTTTTGACCAGCACGGTATCCCGGCCAGTGTGTGCTATGTGCGATGGCAAGACACCGGGAATCATTCATGAAAGTAGCCGTGCGAACCCTGTGCGAGTTTGCTGCCCGCCACGGAGATCTGGACTTCCGCTACACCCCGGCGCCCAGCGCGGAGGAAGGCATTGCGGGCCACCAGGCGATTCAGGATAACCGCGGCTACGGCTACAAGAGCGAATACTCACTTACTGGTAACTGCCTGGGATTAGAGCTTTCTGGAAGAGCAGACGGTTATAACCCGCACAACGACCGGCTGGAAGAAATCAAAACCCACCGGGGTGATGTGTCGCGTATTCGCGAGCACCAACGGGCGCTGCATCGAGCGCAATTACGAGCCTATGGAGCACTATTATGCCGACAGGAACAGCGCAAAAAGCTGGAGTTGGCACTGGTCTATTTCGACATTGGCAAGAGCAAAGAAACCACACAAGTGGAAACCGCCGGTGCTGATGAGCTGTGGCAAGAACTGGAAGCTCTTTGTTCGATCTATAAAGCCTGGGCCGAGCAGGAAGAACATCACCGGGAACAGCGCAATGCCCTGCTGGCCGAGTTGACCTTCCCGTTCCCGGACTTTCGCCCGCGCCAGCGGCAACTGGCGGAAACCGTGTATAAGAATGCCGCGAAAGGTGAAACGCTGTTGCTGGAGGCACCCACCGGGTTGGGTAAAACCTTGGGCACCTTGTTCCCGGCCTTGATGGCGATGCCCGCGGCCGGGCAGGATCGGTTGTTCTACCTCACCTGCCGCAACACCGCCCGGCAACTGGCGCTGGACGCTGTGGATAAGTTGCGTTCGGCCCAAGACCCACTGCAGCCA
This window encodes:
- the recC gene encoding exodeoxyribonuclease V subunit gamma; protein product: MPDTNSIEPGFHAIHANHLEDLRRAVVYICRQNPLQPLESETFLVQSNGIAQWLKLALSEKRTVDGIEGGLGIAAGMDFLFPARFIWQAYRAVLPAGEVPEQSPFDKSRLVWRLYRLLPELVGQDDAFTPLARFLDGSDTDLRNFQLAEKVADLFDQYQVFRADWLAAWEQGRDVLITPRGEEKPLTPETLWQPLLWRKLVDDVGEAAGTSRSHIHTRFMEQGQRITTPADPSRLPKRIVVFGVSSLPRQALEALYVLSRFSQVVLCVHNPSQFYWADIISDRELLRAKRKRGLAHPMLSQIDDKDQLHQHANPLLAAWGKQGRDYIRLLDEFDNPDEYRSSFQTPDQKIDIFSEHGNGETPSLLNQLQNDIYNLTPLQEIREQARELDLARDYSIAFHEAHSPQREVEILHDQLLAAFNADPNLRPRDVIVMVPDINVYAPHIQAVFGRYQPGRKRHIPFTISDQGQRHHEPVLIALETLMSLPRSRFGVSEIISLLEVPGIRDRFGITEDDIPLARRWVEGANIRWGLHGQHRESLDLPAELDRNTWQSGLRSMLLGYGMGDDDPWAGVEPYGEIGGLQADLAGRLSDFVHQLETLWQALQTQRTPEQWETLFSGMLEQFFHKVEGSDLLLLNRFRRHLEQWLENTLAAGLNEQPLPLNIVKDVLLSGLDEGGLNQRFLAGKVNFATLMPMRAIPFRKVCLLGMNDGDYPRSRPPVDFDLMAQDYRPGDRSRREDDRYLFLEALLSAREQLYISWVGRSIKDDSERPPSVLVAQLQDHLDSLWSVAGQPDKKVTTALTTQHPLQPFSRDYFPKSNGVENTPEEAAKPLAEVLESRNLFTYEREWRSAHGAATGEQAYTPLPYQAPEEPISLNDLAGFLKKPIETFYQRRLQVRFEEVEEEDTDNENFDLNGLDRWRLDNELIQQGLLKAGTEEELHERLETTLDRMARRGDLGMGVTEHRLRSELSGRLPNLFGRYQSALAEWPEAVAEPLAFNYAFNNTTGAVEVADLIDGLRRNANGDLCRLVVASSGLLTGSGYSKKVRYANLMRDWLIHLAGQLGGQPFTTLILGKEEDRKFTFAPMAIATAKQHFDTVLKRWMEATTRALPIHSDAGFAWITSYYGSKKYVGNHERAIEEAENAYTTALSRDTGYLRGAFETPESLLASGEFEALLHDLYVPLWETEQGKSAAEQIEKMA
- a CDS encoding VRR-NUC domain-containing protein — protein: MRQVRSYPKTADLENPLYYLENMNTLVDWVAEHHGDLLTEGERARLESFRQLPLAARALLTRMVMRSGELFRVDKLNYPELPQPETEAVAELLDQQWLDPAPLLGLDEVFRLFTLAELRLLYGDWLAHNGLPKNLPKARLREALADAESEPKPVDRWFDQSVPQVVQVQGMALFDRIRLMFFGNLRQSWTDFVLVELGVQQFETVPFTPESRAFQHRAEVDSYLQMHQCRERLDAGEAADEVWAAIPDPVDNSWLTSRRNRLLLELGRQAERQDNSELALQAWAASGHREARLKQLRLLERLKRFEEAWDIASQWQNGELSDAEAQGLERILKRLAPKVGEPKPQPPPKRLIREFTVTLPKPDTGSVEHAAVAYLSTESAPVFYVENTLINALFGLLCWPVIFKPIAGAFFHPFHIGPADLTRDDFVARRQADFDQCFAWLETGAYRQRIFETYKAKQGIANPFVAWPVITEELLALAMDCIPAQHLRVLFDRLLTNVKEHRSGFPDLIRFIPNAEAPEHRYEMIEVKGPGDRLQDHQRRWLAFFDQHGIPASVCYVRWQDTGNHS